The Candidatus Schekmanbacteria bacterium genomic interval AGTAAAAGAACGTATCTGTGTGCCGTTTCCGAAGATTGTTATTGGTTTTTCTTCAAGCGCCTGCATGATGAATTTTGCAACTACACTTCCATAGCCGTCGGGTTTTGATTTTGGTCCATACGCATTAAAGTAGCGGACAACTGTAACCTCAAGCCCGCTTTTTTTAAGGGACATTGCGAGATGTTCTCCAAGTGCCTTTGAAACAGCATAAGACCATCTCGGTACTGAGGAATTACCGAGTATCATATCCCCGCTCTCTTTGAAGAACTGCCCCGGACTTTTACCGTAAACTTCAGAGGACGAAGTGAATACCATTCTCTTGTTATGCGTCAGGCAAGTTCTCATTACTTTTTCTGTTCCAGAATAATTGACGTAAATTCCGCGTGCCGGATTATCTACCACATGTTTAACACCGACCAATGCAGCAAGATGATAAACAACGTCCACTGTTGGAATAATTTCTTCGAGTATTTTATCATCCAGGATATCTCCTCTGACAAAGTTTATAAGACCTTTTTCGAGGAGGTTGCTTAAATTTTCAAGGCTGCCGATGGACAGGTCATCAAGAACCGTTACCTCATATCCCTTCCCGACAAGAATATCCGTGAGATGAGATCCTATGAACCCCGCTCCACCTGTAACAAGACATTTCATCATCAAATACCTTTCATCAAAGACTATGGTTTATAACACAGTACAGAATTAAACTAATAAATAATTGTGTGATTATACTTTACGCTTATGTTTTGGCAAACCTTTTATCATGGCATCAAATAGAATGGTATAGGGAGAGAATTCTGTCGGACATAACGGAAATGGTAAAATTATCTACCACACGTTTTTTTGCATTGTCGCCGAATGTTTTCATAAGTCCCGGGTTGTTTAAAATTTTAGTGGCTGATGATGATATGCCATCAGGGGCTTTCGCCTTTACGACAAATCCGGTTACGCCATCTATGTTCACAAACGATGTTCCTGTACCAAGCTCTGTGCTTATGAGGGGCTTTGCGCAGGCCATAGCTTCAAGAAGTACCGTCCCAAAAGCTTCACTTTTTTCTGTAGAAGGAAGGACAAATATATCGCAGGCATGGAAATAATCGGGCAAATTCTCATAAGAAACTTCACCTGTGAAAAAAACCTTTTC includes:
- a CDS encoding NAD-dependent epimerase/dehydratase family protein; this encodes MMKCLVTGGAGFIGSHLTDILVGKGYEVTVLDDLSIGSLENLSNLLEKGLINFVRGDILDDKILEEIIPTVDVVYHLAALVGVKHVVDNPARGIYVNYSGTEKVMRTCLTHNKRMVFTSSSEVYGKSPGQFFKESGDMILGNSSVPRWSYAVSKALGEHLAMSLKKSGLEVTVVRYFNAYGPKSKPDGYGSVVAKFIMQALEEKPITIFGNGTQIRSFTFVRDTARGTMLAGESKRSIGKLYNLGSNSKIQIVDLAKAIKRLTSSKSPITFIKPEDIYGTNFEDIPSRSADVSLAKDELCFEGEIGFEEGLKKTIDWFKSVPLKRLL